A genomic stretch from Hymenobacter psoromatis includes:
- a CDS encoding peptidase S8 yields MAEAAQAQWYLRDPQLDKTPGTGTTRTYAELLKGRTPAPVIVAVIDSGIDTAHVDLKPMLWRNPGEIPGNGIDDDHNGYIDDVHGWNFLGGKDGRNISVETLESTRIVAKYGPRFAGKTSAQIKPTERADYSLYLKAKKAYDTKRKELTGEVSQYDQTKGFITQLSSAIKEKAGVAKVDTTTLRVAAANIPSEDLKGALMSLYQNMKQGGIGDTDALLAELDTEMKDQREQLDYSMNTKSTARAEIVGDNPDDVNQRNYGNNDVMGPDALHGTHVAGIIAAVRNNNIGIQGIAATPVQIMSVRTVPNGDERDKDVANAIRYAVDNGAQIINMSFGKEFSPHRAAVEAAYKYAASKNVLLVHAAGNEDDNLDVTAHYPSSFYLNGAVPPNLLTIGASGPQDDENLPASFSNYSKRQVDVFAPGVGIYSTLPGNKYGMESGTSMASPVTAGIAAVLKSYFPSLTAVDLKRIIRQSAQVHHTQVLVPGENGKKADFSTLSASGGIVDLYEAVRLASQEAAAKK; encoded by the coding sequence GTGGCCGAAGCCGCCCAGGCGCAGTGGTACCTGCGCGACCCGCAGCTGGACAAAACGCCCGGCACCGGCACCACCCGCACCTATGCCGAGCTGTTGAAAGGCCGCACGCCCGCGCCCGTTATCGTGGCCGTGATTGACTCGGGCATCGACACCGCGCACGTGGACCTCAAGCCCATGCTGTGGCGCAACCCCGGCGAAATTCCGGGTAATGGCATTGACGATGACCACAATGGCTACATCGACGACGTGCACGGCTGGAATTTTCTGGGGGGTAAGGACGGCCGTAATATCTCGGTCGAAACCCTCGAATCGACGCGCATCGTGGCCAAGTACGGGCCGCGCTTCGCAGGCAAAACCAGCGCCCAGATTAAGCCCACCGAGCGCGCCGACTACTCACTCTATCTCAAGGCCAAGAAGGCCTACGACACCAAGCGCAAGGAGCTAACCGGCGAGGTGAGCCAGTATGACCAGACTAAGGGCTTCATTACGCAGCTTAGCTCCGCTATCAAGGAAAAAGCGGGGGTAGCGAAAGTGGACACGACCACCCTGCGCGTAGCCGCCGCCAACATCCCGAGTGAGGACCTGAAAGGCGCACTCATGAGCCTGTACCAGAACATGAAGCAGGGCGGCATTGGCGACACCGATGCGCTGCTGGCCGAGCTCGATACGGAGATGAAGGACCAGCGCGAACAGCTCGACTACAGCATGAACACCAAGTCCACTGCCCGCGCCGAGATTGTGGGCGACAACCCCGACGACGTGAACCAGCGCAACTATGGCAACAACGACGTGATGGGCCCCGACGCCCTGCACGGCACGCACGTGGCCGGCATTATTGCGGCCGTGCGCAACAATAACATTGGTATTCAGGGCATTGCCGCCACTCCGGTGCAGATAATGAGCGTGCGCACCGTGCCCAACGGCGACGAGCGCGACAAGGACGTGGCCAACGCCATCCGCTACGCCGTGGACAATGGCGCGCAGATTATCAATATGAGCTTTGGCAAGGAATTCTCGCCCCACCGCGCCGCCGTGGAAGCGGCCTATAAATACGCCGCCAGCAAGAACGTGCTGCTGGTGCACGCCGCTGGCAATGAGGACGATAACCTCGACGTGACGGCGCACTACCCCTCCTCGTTCTACCTCAACGGCGCGGTGCCGCCCAACCTGCTCACCATCGGCGCCTCCGGCCCGCAGGACGATGAGAACCTACCCGCCAGCTTCAGCAACTACTCCAAGCGCCAGGTCGATGTGTTCGCGCCCGGCGTGGGCATTTATTCTACCTTGCCCGGCAATAAATACGGCATGGAAAGCGGCACCAGCATGGCGTCGCCCGTCACGGCGGGGATAGCGGCGGTGCTCAAGTCATACTTTCCCAGCCTCACGGCCGTTGACCTCAAGCGCATTATCCGGCAGTCGGCCCAGGTGCACCATACCCAGGTGCTGGTGCCCGGCGAAAATGGTAAGAAGGCTGATTTCAGCACCTTATCCGCCAGCGGCGGCATCGTGGACCTCTACGAGGCCGTGCGCCTGGCCAGCCAGGAAGCCGCCGCCAAGAAATAA